The DNA segment TAGAAACTTTTTTATTTAAATTTATAAAATGGTTAAATAAAAAGAATGTTAGAGTAATTTTTATAATGTTAGCTGGAACAAAAATTGCAGATAAATTTAAAAAAGAATTTTTAAATAAAAATATTGAAATATATGAAGTTGATATTTATTCTAAAGACTGGAATAAAAAATTAAAAATATCTGGAGAAAAAAATGAAACTTTTTTAGCATATGCTTTTAACTTATATCAGTTTGCTTTATTGCAAAAAATTATTTTAGAGAACAACTTAGTTGCTGATATATTTTTTTGGGTACCACATTTCGCAGAATATCTTTTTCTTGAAAAAGAATTTTTTTTCCCATTTAAATTTATTATGAAAAAATATTTTGGAAAAATACTTCAAAAAATGGAATTTAATAATAATATAATTTACGTAAATCATTTACATGGAGAAGCGCTAAGAAAAAATTATAATATTAAAATAGAAAATTTAGAAGAAAAATTAGTTGAAGTTATACCAAATAAAATTTATCCTTTTGATTATACGAAAATAAGAGAAAAGAGCAAGAGAAAGAAATTTAATATTATAACAGTAACTAGATTTGTATTTCCACATAAAATTTACTTATTAGGATTAATAGAAAGTTATGGAATTTTAAAACAAAAATACCCAAATTTAACTTTAACTATTATAGGATATGGAAGAGATGAAGAATATGTAAAAAAAGAAATAAGTAAACTAAATGAAAAAGCGCAGGAAGATATAAATTTAATAGGAAAAGTAGAATACGAAGAATTAAGAGAATATTTTGAAAAAGCTCATTTAAATATAGGTGTAGCGGGAACTATTTGTGATGGAGCTAGTTTAGGTGTAATAAGTATTCCAGTGAGACATTATAATAGAAAATGTGAGGGGTATGGATATCTTCCTAAAAGTAAAAATTATATTATTTCAGATAAAGAGGGTATTCCAATAGAATATTATATAGAGGAATTAATTAAAATGGATGAGAATAAATTTATAAAATTATGTGAGGAATCATATAACACTTTTACAAATATAAATATAGGAGAGTATTGGAAAAAAACTTTGGATCAGACTAATAAAAAAACTGGAAGACATGTAATACCTTATTTATTTATGCAATTTGTATATTGGAGATATTTATTAGCTTATAAGTTAAAAATTTTAATGGGGAAAAAATAATGGAAAAAAAAAGTATTATCAATTCTTTAGTATGGAGATTTTTAGAAAGAGGAGGAACTCAAGGAATACAGTTTATACTTCAGTTAATTTTAGCTAGAGTATTAACTCCAAGGGATTATGGAGTAGTGGCACTAATAACAGTATTTATAGCTATTTCGACTGTATTTGTTCAAAGTGGATTTAATACAGCTCTCATACAAAAAAAAGAAATAGATGAAGAAGACATATCATCAGTATTTTATATAAGCCTACTTATAGCTATAGTAGTGTATTTAATACTTTGGATAATTGCTCCAATTATAGCGAGTTTTTATAAAATATCCGAATTAGGTCTAATAGTAAGAGTAATGGGAATAGGATTATTCTTAAATGTTCCTAATTCAATTCAAAATGCTATTATCTCAAGAAATATGGAATTTAAAAAACTATTTTATAGTAGTTTAGTAGCTACTACTATTTCAGGACTAATAGGTATTATATTAGCTTATGAAGGATTTGGAGTATGGTCTTTAGTGTATCAACAGTTGATAAATCAAGTCTCTGCGTGCACTATATTATGGATTGCAATAAAATGGAGACCTAAATTATTTTTTTCAATAAAAAAAATAAAACAATTATTTTCTTTTGGAGGAAAATTATTATGTTCGTCTTTAATTGATACTATTTATAGAGAATTTATAAGTTTAATAGTTGGTAGAATATATACTCCAACTATGTTGGGATATTATAACAGAGGAAATCAATTTCCAAATATTATAGTGACTAATTTTAATGGGACAATTCAATCGGTAATATTTCCAGTTTTAGCATCTGTGCAACATGATAAAATTAAAGTAAAAGAAATTATGAGAAAAGCAATAATGATGAGTTCCTACATAATATTCCCAGCAATGATAGGACTTATAGTTATATCAGAACCAATGGTAAAATTAGTATTAACTGATAAATGGCTTCCATGTGTTCCTTATTTAAGAATATTTTGTTTATCTTATGTATTATGGCCCATTCATACTGCTAATTTACAAGCAATAAATGCTATTGGTAGAAGTGATATATTTTTAAAGCTTGAAATAATAAAAAAAGTTGTTGGAGTTATTATTATATTAATAACTTTGTGGGGAGGTCCATATATGATAGCTTTAGGTACAGTAGTTAGTAGTATAGTTAGCTCTTTTATAAATTCATATCCTAATAAAAAATTATTAAATTATAGTTATATAGAGCAAATAAGAGATATTTTTCCTTCTTTTATTCTTTCTATAATTATGGGAGCAATTATATATTTTATACAGTTATTAAAATATAGTGATTTATTAATTTTAATATTACAGATATTATTTGGTGTAATAATCTTTGTAATATTATCGTTTATTTTTAAAAATGAAAGCTTTTTATATTTGTTAAGTATGGTGAAAAATAGAAAGAGAGGATGAAAATGAATATATTATTAACTTCCGTTGGAAGAAGAAGTTATTTAGTTGAGTATTTTAAAAATGAATTAAAAGATAAAGGAAAAGTATATGTTGCAAATAGTACAAATCAATCTTCAGCATTTCAATATGCAGATGAATATGTTATAACACCTCTAATTTATGATGAAAACTACATTAGTTTTTTAAAAAAATATTGTTTAGAAAAAAATATAAGTGTAATTATTTCATTATTTGATATTGATTTATTAGTATTAGCAAAAAATAAAGAGGAATTTAAAAAAATAGGAGTTCAAGTTATTGTATCTGAAGAAAGTGTTATTAAAATATGTAATGATAAGTGGGAAACATTTTTATTTTTAAAAGGTAGAAAAATAAATGTACCTAAAACATATATTGATTTAAAAAAAGTTTATGAAGAATTAAAGAATGAAAATATAAATTTTCCTTTAATATTAAAGCCACGTTGGGGTATGGGATCTATAGGAGTATATGAAGCTGAAAATATAGAGGAATTAGAGATTTTTTATCAAAAAATAGAAAGGCAAATTCAGAAAACATATTTAAAATATGAGTCAATTCAAACTATTGGAAAAAATGTTTTAATTCAAGAAAAATTAAAAGGGCAAGAGTATGGTTTGGATATTATAAATGATTTAAATGGAAATTATATAACTACATTTGTTAAGAAAAAAATTGCAATGAGAGCTGGAGAAACAGACTGTGCAGAAGTTATAGATTCTGTAAAGCTAAGAAATTGTGGAGAGGATATATCAAAGGCTTTAAAACATATAGCTAATTTAGATGTAGATTTATTTTTAGTAGATAATAAACCATATATTTTGGAAATGAATGCTAGGTTTGGAGGCGGATATCCTTTTAGTCATTTAGCTGGAGCTAATTTACCTAAAGCTATAATAGAGTGGCTAGAAAATAAAGAAGTAAAAACAGAAGAAATATTAAATATAAATTATGGAATTTTAGGTCAAAAAGATATAAAAATAACAAGATTATAATTAATATTTAGAAATGAGGAAAAAATAATGAATAATATTTCAACACCATATTTTTTGATTGATAAAGAAAAATTAGATGTAAATTTTAATGAATTATATAAAGCATTTAAAAGTAAATGGAGTAATTTAATAATAGGATATTCTATAAAAACAAATTCACTGCCATGGATTATTAGCTATTTTAAAGAAAAAGGGGCTTATGCAGAAGTTGTTTCAA comes from the Candidatus Fusobacterium pullicola genome and includes:
- a CDS encoding glycosyltransferase, whose product is MNRKLNNKRSFIFIKYGMEIGGIETFLFKFIKWLNKKNVRVIFIMLAGTKIADKFKKEFLNKNIEIYEVDIYSKDWNKKLKISGEKNETFLAYAFNLYQFALLQKIILENNLVADIFFWVPHFAEYLFLEKEFFFPFKFIMKKYFGKILQKMEFNNNIIYVNHLHGEALRKNYNIKIENLEEKLVEVIPNKIYPFDYTKIREKSKRKKFNIITVTRFVFPHKIYLLGLIESYGILKQKYPNLTLTIIGYGRDEEYVKKEISKLNEKAQEDINLIGKVEYEELREYFEKAHLNIGVAGTICDGASLGVISIPVRHYNRKCEGYGYLPKSKNYIISDKEGIPIEYYIEELIKMDENKFIKLCEESYNTFTNINIGEYWKKTLDQTNKKTGRHVIPYLFMQFVYWRYLLAYKLKILMGKK
- a CDS encoding lipopolysaccharide biosynthesis protein produces the protein MEKKSIINSLVWRFLERGGTQGIQFILQLILARVLTPRDYGVVALITVFIAISTVFVQSGFNTALIQKKEIDEEDISSVFYISLLIAIVVYLILWIIAPIIASFYKISELGLIVRVMGIGLFLNVPNSIQNAIISRNMEFKKLFYSSLVATTISGLIGIILAYEGFGVWSLVYQQLINQVSACTILWIAIKWRPKLFFSIKKIKQLFSFGGKLLCSSLIDTIYREFISLIVGRIYTPTMLGYYNRGNQFPNIIVTNFNGTIQSVIFPVLASVQHDKIKVKEIMRKAIMMSSYIIFPAMIGLIVISEPMVKLVLTDKWLPCVPYLRIFCLSYVLWPIHTANLQAINAIGRSDIFLKLEIIKKVVGVIIILITLWGGPYMIALGTVVSSIVSSFINSYPNKKLLNYSYIEQIRDIFPSFILSIIMGAIIYFIQLLKYSDLLILILQILFGVIIFVILSFIFKNESFLYLLSMVKNRKRG
- a CDS encoding ATP-grasp domain-containing protein; the encoded protein is MNILLTSVGRRSYLVEYFKNELKDKGKVYVANSTNQSSAFQYADEYVITPLIYDENYISFLKKYCLEKNISVIISLFDIDLLVLAKNKEEFKKIGVQVIVSEESVIKICNDKWETFLFLKGRKINVPKTYIDLKKVYEELKNENINFPLILKPRWGMGSIGVYEAENIEELEIFYQKIERQIQKTYLKYESIQTIGKNVLIQEKLKGQEYGLDIINDLNGNYITTFVKKKIAMRAGETDCAEVIDSVKLRNCGEDISKALKHIANLDVDLFLVDNKPYILEMNARFGGGYPFSHLAGANLPKAIIEWLENKEVKTEEILNINYGILGQKDIKITRL